GGTTATTGATAAGCCACTTCATAAAATATCCGCTATTCACGGGTGTGGCTAGATTGCCGACGCAAGGGTCGGCTGCAGGAGTGACAGTCATTGGAGTTTGATGGCTGAGTCGGATTGCTGGTGTCTGGTTTGAGATCAGTCGGCGGCGGTAATCACCCCTCCCACAAGAATGATGAAAACTGCAGGGAAAACAATCCCGATCATCGGCACAAACAACACCGGCAGCCAGGCTGCTGCAAAATCTCCAGTCATGATCAAGCCCAGGGTTGTTCCCTCGATTTTAGAGTCTTCACGTTGGGCATTCCCCTCTAAGGGTTTCCTGGCGAAATAAAAGTTCAATCCAACCCTTGATCGGGTTGTCCCTAAGCATCTGATCCGATGACTCAGCTATTTGCTGGTGTTGCAACCATTGTTCTGGCCATCATTCTTTATGGTCTGGGCCGAAAACCCCATAAGCCAATTCTGCGCAGTACGGATGTTTCGGAGGTCGTAGCCCTGAATCGTGCCCAGGTGGAGCTGGTGCAGGTGGCGGAGGTTGAGGAGGTCGCTGAGCGTGCTCCCGTTCTTGCGTGGCAGGCTCCCTCCACCTCTGCTGAAAGGCTTGCGATGCAGCACTACCTGCGGCGGTCGATGGATGACGGGCCAGATCTACGCCTGCAGGCGATCAAGCTGGCGGGGCAGTGGGGTCACCAGTCGGTTCTTCCACTCTTGAGAAGAGGCCTGCATGATTCAGATAGTCGAGTGGTTGAGGCTGCTGCCGCCGCGATTGAACGTCACCGCAGTGGCCCTTCCCCTGATTTAGCTCAATCTGTACGGCCCCCGCGCAACGTGGCGCGGATGCGATAAATCGGCCTTCCTTGGCTTTCGTGATAGGTGCGACTGAGCAGTTCTGCCAACAGTCCAAAGCAGAACAATTGAATTCCAGCCAACCCCAAAACCACGGCCAGCGTGAGTAAGGGCCGGTTGCCAATATCGGCGCCTTGGAGCTTGATCAGCAAGAGGTAACTGCTGGAGACCAAGCTCAATGCGATCGCAATCAATCCCACGAATCCGAACACGTACATCGGACGCGTTAGGAACCGTTTCATGAACCACACGGTGAGCAGGTCCATGAGCACGCGAAATGTGCGATCAATTCCGTATTTGCTGCTTCCGTACTGCCTTGCCCGGTGATTCACTTTGACTTCAGTGATTCGCGCGCCTTCGATGAAAGCCAGTGCGGGTAGGAAGCGGTGAAGCTCTCCGTACAGGCGCATGTCGGAGAGAACAGCCCGGTCATAGGCCTTTAGGGAACAGCCGTAGTCATGGAGCTTCACGCCTGTGACCCTGCCGATCAGTCGGTTGGCGATTCGCGAGGGCAGCTTTCGCTGCAGTTCGGCGTCCTGTCGTTGATGGCGCCAACCGCTCACGAGGTCATACCCCTCACGCAGCTTCGCCAGGAGCAAGGGGATGTCTGCTGGATCATTCTGTAAATCACCATCAAGGCTGACGATGATCCGGCCACGGGCCACATCAAAACCCGCTGCCATCGCAGCGGTTTGACCGTAGTTTTTGCGAAGAAGCACGCCAACGACCTCTGGCACCTCTTGGCTGACCTGTTCGAGCACTTCGGCCGTTTGATCAGACGATCCATCATTCACAAGCACCAGCTCGAAGCGCTCACCTGAGGGCCGTAGTGATGCGAGAAGTTGCTCCACCAATTCGGGGAGGCTCTCTTCTTCGTTGTAGAGCGGCACCACGACGGAGACGTCGAGACTGCTCTCCTCGTTGGCGGGTTCTGCCGGGCTCAGAGACATCCAGGGGTGGGGCGACGCGAGCAACTTAAGCCGGCGTCGTTGAATCTCTTTAAGCAAGCGTTGTGCCGTCGTGGCAGCGGGTCACCCTGCCGGCTCCGCGAAGTTCGGATCGGTAATGGCAGGCAACGGGGTGTTGGTCAGATGGATGGATGCTGTCGATGCCAATCCCGTTGCGGCCGTGCTCTTGGCCAGAACTGTGCATGTAGCGCCCTTGTTCGAGATGGATGGCCACGTGGGTGCAGCGCTGTGCCGTGCCGAAAAACAACAAATCCCCAGGCCGCAGCAGTTGATCATTCCCCGGGCGAACCGCCACGGGGCTGCAAAACCGTTCTTGTTGGTAAGCATCTCGAGGTAACCAGATGCTTTGGCTGGCAAACGCCGTTTGCACGAGGCCTGAACAGTCGAGATCAGGGCCGATCGTGCCCCCCCATAAATAGGTGTTGGGAATCTGGGCAGCGTTCTTCAGCCAATGAAGCACCAATGGAAGTCGCCTTTGGATGCTTGCGGCATCGAGCAGGCGAGGGCTCCAATGGCTGCGCGCCACGGCCTGACTGTTGAGCTCATCGATGGCCATCCAACAGGGATATCCATCCTCAATCAATGCCGTTCTGACGCGGCGTGCGCTCGGATGTGGATCAGCGAGAACTCGAAATCCCCTGCCAGCACAGGCTTGAGTCGCTAACCCGCTGCCATGGCTGCGCGCATAGCCTTGAACATCAGCATTGAGTGTCCAGCAGCTTCCCTTCTTCAGCTGTTCGGGAGTGAGCGCTGTGCCTAGGGTCGGCATTGACTGATGCCAGTGCTATGGCGTTCTACCGTGCCGAGCCGGCGATGCAGGAGTATCTCGTCGGCTTGATTGATCGATTCGCTGACCAAGGCCGCCCTGGATTGCACGAGCAGATTGCCGTGAACTGGGTGCGCTACGACCAATCCAATTTGTCGATGGGAAGCGGATTGGGTGCCGCCTGGGCTGACCAGAAACCGCTCTATCCAGCGAGCGTTGTGAAATTGGTCTACGCCGTTGCGGTTGAGGATTGGCTGCAAAAGGGCCTTCTCCTCGAAACGGCGGAGTTACGACGTGCCGTCAACGACATGATCGCTCTGTCCAGCAACGATGCCACTGGATTGGTGGTGGACTGTCTTACCGGCACGTCCAGTGGCCCCGACCTGCAAGGCGAAGCCTGGGTGAACTGGCAGCGTCAGCGTCAATTAGTCAACGAGTGGTTGTCGGATTTTGGTTGGGCTGAGTTTGAACGGGTGAACTGCTGCCAGAAAACCTGGGGAGATGGACCCTATGGCAGAGAGCAAAGGTTTTATGGAGAGAACAACAGCAACCGCAATGCCTTAACAACAGCTGCAGTCTCTCGGCTGTTAGAAGCGGTGATGACCGATGGTCTGCTTTCACCTCCCGCTTGCCACCGCCTGCGTTCAGCGCTGGCGCGTTCTTTAAGTCAGGTTGAGAGGAGCGCTGATCCTGAAAATCAGGTGGATGGTTTTCTTGGGGAAGGCCTGCCAGAGAACAGCAGGCTTTGGAGTAAAGCGGGATGGATGAGTCAGGCCAGGCATGACGCCGCTTGGTGGAGTGAGCCTGAGGGCACAACACAACTGTTGGTGGTGTTCAGCGTGGGGGCTGAACGTGCCAATGACAACCAGCTCTTACCAGGTCTTGCGAGGGAATTAGCTGCTTTTGGCAAGGATCCCTGAGTAATTAATGGACTGGATTCTCGATGTTTTCTGGGAAAGATCCTGGTAATTTTGGCGGTGTTGAATCATTGTGCGCCGCTTTCCAGGTGAAAGCAGTTCGTGCAAATTCTTGTTTTTGATTAATGTCTTGCAAGCGCTTTGTTGCGAGTTGATTCGTTTGCTCAGGTGCTCGCTTGAATCGATGGATGTTAAAGCGAATGATTGATCTGGTGATTGGGAAATCAAACCTTTGAAAAATGATTTTAACTTTGCAGCAGGGTCGTGACTTGCTCTGATTTGTAGCCATGCTTATTGCGAAGGACGGTTTGAAGAGTTTCTCCTCTCTTGGCCTTTGGTTGTTGGGGTCTTGTTGTGAAATCTTTTGGTCGAGGCCTCTCAAGGCTTTAAGCCTTGAGAGGCTCTTGAAAGAATTTGGCTTTCCCTTGGTACTCCAAGGCTGTCGCGTCAAATTAGTGCAAGGACTCCGTCCGACGATAGTTTCTCTTTTTGATCAATCTAAGAGTCTGAGTTGATCATTCGTCGTTAGCATTGAATAATGCGAATCGTTCGTCGGAACGAGTGTTTGGCCGTGAAGGCGTGAAATTTTCAGCGCACAATCTCTGTTGCTTTGACTCTTGAATTCACAGCAAAGTGAAGAAGGAGTAGTGACTTGTTTAAAACGGAGAGGGAGGGATTCGAACCCTCGACAGAAGTTGCCTCCTGTAACTCCTTAGCAGGGAGCCGCTTTCAACCACTCAGCCACCTCTCCAGCAGCAAAGCCATCGTACCAAGAGGTCTGCCAAATGCTCAGATTACTAAGCGAGGCAAGCGATGTTTGAAACTGCAGAGCACTTCCCAGGGGATTGAATCCGCAAGTGTTGCCCAGGATCTAGGGCTGATGGTTTGTTCGCCATCACGGCCCAGCAGGGTGACAACATCACCGCTTTCCAAGCCCTTGTGTTCCGTTGCATCGAGGATTAGCTGATCCATGGTGATGGCTCCGACTTGAGGAAGCGTTTGGCCATCGTGTAGGGCATGGATGCGTCCCGAGAGGCAGCGGCTCACTCCATCGGCATAGCCGATGCTGACAACGGCCAGGCGACTGGGGCGCTGGGTGACAAAGCGGTGCCCGTAGCTGACTCCCACCCCTGCTGGGACTTCGCGGATCAGGCTTACTTTGGCCTTCACGCTCATTGCAGGCTCCAGGTTGAGAATCCCATCGAGATGTTCGCTGGGGCAGTGTCCATAAAGAGCTAGTCCCACACGCACTAGGTCGTGGTGAAGGCCCGGATCCCGCAGGGTTCCTGCTGAGTTTGCGAGATGCCGTTTCAGTGTTGGGCTGCGTAGCTCGCGTGTGATGCTCTCGAAGCGGTCTTCTTGGAGCTTGGTCACTTGGGCTGCGTGTCCATCTCGCTCTCCGTCCGCTAAGGCCAAATGGCTGTAGATGCCGGAGAGGCTGAGTTGATCCAGCTGCTGGATGGCATGGGCCAGACGATTGCCATCCTTCCAGTCACATCCGAGGCGGGTCATCCCCGTATCCACCTTCAGTTGAACGGGGAAACGACGCCCACTACTGTCGGCCAGGTTTTGACAGAGCAAGGCCTCACGCATGCTGCTGAGGGTGGGCATCAGCCGCCATTGCAGGCAGGCTCTGAGGTCGTCGGGTTGGGAAAGATGGCCCAACACAAGCACCGGCTGATCGAGCCCTGCATTCCTAAGGTCAATCCCCTCCTGGAGTGTTGCGACACCGAAGCTCGTGGCGCCGCCACGAACAGAGGCTTTGGCCACAGTTTCTGCTCCGTGGCCATAACCGTCGGCCTTGACGACAGCCATCAGATCACAGGAAGGACCAAGGTGGCGTTTGAGGGAGCGGGCATTGGCTTCGATCGCTGAATCCGACACCTCCAGCCAGGCGCGCTGGCGAGGGTTGGCCTCCACTGGATTGTGAATCCAGGGGGCGTTTCGGTCGTCGGCGATCTG
The window above is part of the Synechococcus sp. WH 8020 genome. Proteins encoded here:
- a CDS encoding C40 family peptidase; this translates as MPTLGTALTPEQLKKGSCWTLNADVQGYARSHGSGLATQACAGRGFRVLADPHPSARRVRTALIEDGYPCWMAIDELNSQAVARSHWSPRLLDAASIQRRLPLVLHWLKNAAQIPNTYLWGGTIGPDLDCSGLVQTAFASQSIWLPRDAYQQERFCSPVAVRPGNDQLLRPGDLLFFGTAQRCTHVAIHLEQGRYMHSSGQEHGRNGIGIDSIHPSDQHPVACHYRSELRGAGRVTRCHDGTTLA
- a CDS encoding photosystem I reaction center subunit VIII; the encoded protein is MTGDFAAAWLPVLFVPMIGIVFPAVFIILVGGVITAAD
- a CDS encoding HEAT repeat domain-containing protein, yielding MTQLFAGVATIVLAIILYGLGRKPHKPILRSTDVSEVVALNRAQVELVQVAEVEEVAERAPVLAWQAPSTSAERLAMQHYLRRSMDDGPDLRLQAIKLAGQWGHQSVLPLLRRGLHDSDSRVVEAAAAAIERHRSGPSPDLAQSVRPPRNVARMR
- a CDS encoding glycosyltransferase family 2 protein gives rise to the protein MSLSPAEPANEESSLDVSVVVPLYNEEESLPELVEQLLASLRPSGERFELVLVNDGSSDQTAEVLEQVSQEVPEVVGVLLRKNYGQTAAMAAGFDVARGRIIVSLDGDLQNDPADIPLLLAKLREGYDLVSGWRHQRQDAELQRKLPSRIANRLIGRVTGVKLHDYGCSLKAYDRAVLSDMRLYGELHRFLPALAFIEGARITEVKVNHRARQYGSSKYGIDRTFRVLMDLLTVWFMKRFLTRPMYVFGFVGLIAIALSLVSSSYLLLIKLQGADIGNRPLLTLAVVLGLAGIQLFCFGLLAELLSRTYHESQGRPIYRIRATLRGGRTD
- a CDS encoding serine hydrolase, which gives rise to MAFYRAEPAMQEYLVGLIDRFADQGRPGLHEQIAVNWVRYDQSNLSMGSGLGAAWADQKPLYPASVVKLVYAVAVEDWLQKGLLLETAELRRAVNDMIALSSNDATGLVVDCLTGTSSGPDLQGEAWVNWQRQRQLVNEWLSDFGWAEFERVNCCQKTWGDGPYGREQRFYGENNSNRNALTTAAVSRLLEAVMTDGLLSPPACHRLRSALARSLSQVERSADPENQVDGFLGEGLPENSRLWSKAGWMSQARHDAAWWSEPEGTTQLLVVFSVGAERANDNQLLPGLARELAAFGKDP
- the alr gene encoding alanine racemase, whose product is MRDQIADDRNAPWIHNPVEANPRQRAWLEVSDSAIEANARSLKRHLGPSCDLMAVVKADGYGHGAETVAKASVRGGATSFGVATLQEGIDLRNAGLDQPVLVLGHLSQPDDLRACLQWRLMPTLSSMREALLCQNLADSSGRRFPVQLKVDTGMTRLGCDWKDGNRLAHAIQQLDQLSLSGIYSHLALADGERDGHAAQVTKLQEDRFESITRELRSPTLKRHLANSAGTLRDPGLHHDLVRVGLALYGHCPSEHLDGILNLEPAMSVKAKVSLIREVPAGVGVSYGHRFVTQRPSRLAVVSIGYADGVSRCLSGRIHALHDGQTLPQVGAITMDQLILDATEHKGLESGDVVTLLGRDGEQTISPRSWATLADSIPWEVLCSFKHRLPRLVI